A genome region from Schistocerca nitens isolate TAMUIC-IGC-003100 chromosome 4, iqSchNite1.1, whole genome shotgun sequence includes the following:
- the LOC126252052 gene encoding trypsin delta-like, whose product MKTALLLCLVTAACSAAPSTRHRWLKPAYQGRIVGGDLVDISQFPWQISLESLGYHYCGGSIISATWVLTAAHCFDIDDLTTYLARAGTTVRETGGSTFQLASNVVHSEFSWVTGEYDIAVFSISGSFSFGNNIQTISLGTTEPAVGTSVTISGWGRVGLAESGSTQLRAVSTVVVDRTTCGASWGDVTENMLCTGGDGKGACQGDSGGALAVGTTQYGVFSRTFCSNNGVPDVYTNVAALRSWITSNTGV is encoded by the exons ATGAAGACTGCCCTACTGCTGTGTCTAGTGACCGCTGCCTGCAGCGCCGCCCCCTCCACGAGGCATCGCTGGCTGAAGCCTGCCTACCAGGGCCGCATAGTGGGAGGCGATCTCGTGGACATCTCGCAGTTCCCGTGGCAGATCTCCCTGGAGAGCCTGGGTTATCACTACTGCGGTGGCTCTATCATCAGTGCCACGTGGGTGCTGACTGCCGCACACTGTTTCGATATTGATGACTTAACCACTTACTTAGCACGAGCAGGAACCACTGTAAGAGAGACTGGTGGCTCTACCTTCCAACTCGCTTCCAACGTGGTTCACAGTGAATTTAGCTGGGTTACAGGGGAGTACGACATCGCTGTCTTCAGCATCTCTGGATCATTCTCATTCGGTAACAATATTCAG ACGATCAGCCTCGGCACGACAGAACCTGCAGTTGGCACATCTGTCACGATTAGTGGATGGGGCCGCGTAGGCCTGGCAGAGTCTGGTTCTACGCAGCTGCGGGCTGTCAGCACGGTGGTGGTGGACAGAACCACGTGCGGCGCCTCGTGGGGTGACGTCACGGAGAACATGCTGTGCACGGGCGGCGACGGCAAGGGCGCCTGCCAGGGCGACAGCGGCGGTGCGCTGGCCGTGGGAACCACGCAGTACGGCGTCTTCTCGCGCACGTTCTGCTCCAACAACGGCGTCCCTGACGTGTACACCAACGTCGCTGCACTGCGGTCCTGGATTACCAGCAACACAGGCGTCTAG